The following proteins come from a genomic window of Coregonus clupeaformis isolate EN_2021a chromosome 2, ASM2061545v1, whole genome shotgun sequence:
- the LOC121534558 gene encoding ankyrin repeat and SOCS box protein 5 isoform X2, protein MFKRGGNMTEATENPFASLHYSNVYLTILALFCFKLFIKISLNCLSYFYIIKGNRKEAARISAEFYDFGQGHRSWADRSPLHDAASQGRLFALRNLILQVNVTTIDGVTPLFNACSVGSVSCAEVLLENGAKPEALVFQPSPIHEASSKGNSECVETLVRWGADVDFDIPHLGTPLYTACVSQEIECVRRLLREGANVQKGIYMDSPLHAAAEKDCTAIVKLLLDFGADINARNMEFQRPVEAAPPSSLTEGFLLVYEATPQPLSQLCRQRIRDCVGRDRFHLINHLPLPNPLKNYLQYR, encoded by the exons ATGTTCAAAAGAGGGGGCAATATGACAGAGGCAACAGAGAATCCTTTTGCCTCGCTGCATTATTCCAACGTTTACCTCACCATACTGGCACTGTTCTGCTTCAAGCTCTTTATTAAGATAAGCCTCAACTGCCTCTCCTACTTTTACATCATCAAAGGGAACCGCAAGGAGGCGGCCAGGATATCTGCAGAGTTCTATGATTTTGGTCAAGGACACA GGTCCTGGGCAGACCGCTCACCCTTACATGATGCTGCAAGCCAAGGTCGTCTCTTCGCCCTGAGGAATCTCATTTTACAG GTGAACGTCACCACCATTGACGGGGTGACTCCCCTGTTCAACGCGTGCTCAGTGGGCAGTGTATCATGTGCAGAGGTCCTCCTGGAGAACGGGGCCAAACCCGAGGCTCTGGTATTTCAGCCCTCGCCCATTCACGAAGCCAGCAGTAAAG GCAACAGTGAGTGTGTGGAGACTCTAGTCAGATGGGGAGCAGATGTGGACTTTGACATTCCTCACCTGGGAACGCCCCTCTACACCGCTTGTGTCTCTCAGGAGATAGAGTGTGtccggaggctgctgagggaag GAGCGAATGTACAGAAAGGTATATATATGGACTCTCCCTTACACGCTGCCGCTGAAAAGGACTGCACAGCCATTGTTAAGCTGCTGTTGGACTTTGGGGCGGATATCAACGCCAGGAACATGGAGTTCCAGAGGCCTGTGGAGGCTGCTCCCCCCAGCAGCCTGACAGAGGGGTTCCTTCTGGTCTATGAGG cCACGCCCCAGCCATTGAGTCAGCTGTGTCGACAGCGCATCCGTGACTGTGTGGGCCGCGACAGGTTTCACCTCATCAACCATCTacccctgcccaaccccctcaAGAACTACCTCCAGTACAGATGA
- the LOC121534558 gene encoding ankyrin repeat and SOCS box protein 5 isoform X1, translated as MFKRGGNMTEATENPFASLHYSNVYLTILALFCFKLFIKISLNCLSYFYIIKGNRKEAARISAEFYDFGQGHRSWADRSPLHDAASQGRLFALRNLILQGHNVNVITIDNVSPLHEACFGDHVACARALIAAGANVNVTTIDGVTPLFNACSVGSVSCAEVLLENGAKPEALVFQPSPIHEASSKGNSECVETLVRWGADVDFDIPHLGTPLYTACVSQEIECVRRLLREGANVQKGIYMDSPLHAAAEKDCTAIVKLLLDFGADINARNMEFQRPVEAAPPSSLTEGFLLVYEATPQPLSQLCRQRIRDCVGRDRFHLINHLPLPNPLKNYLQYR; from the exons ATGTTCAAAAGAGGGGGCAATATGACAGAGGCAACAGAGAATCCTTTTGCCTCGCTGCATTATTCCAACGTTTACCTCACCATACTGGCACTGTTCTGCTTCAAGCTCTTTATTAAGATAAGCCTCAACTGCCTCTCCTACTTTTACATCATCAAAGGGAACCGCAAGGAGGCGGCCAGGATATCTGCAGAGTTCTATGATTTTGGTCAAGGACACA GGTCCTGGGCAGACCGCTCACCCTTACATGATGCTGCAAGCCAAGGTCGTCTCTTCGCCCTGAGGAATCTCATTTTACAG GGCCACAATGTAAATGTTATCACTATAGACAATGTGAGTCCTCTCCACGAGGCCTGCTTTGGAGACCATGTAGCATGTGCCAGAGCTCTGATCGCTGCAGGTGCCAAT GTGAACGTCACCACCATTGACGGGGTGACTCCCCTGTTCAACGCGTGCTCAGTGGGCAGTGTATCATGTGCAGAGGTCCTCCTGGAGAACGGGGCCAAACCCGAGGCTCTGGTATTTCAGCCCTCGCCCATTCACGAAGCCAGCAGTAAAG GCAACAGTGAGTGTGTGGAGACTCTAGTCAGATGGGGAGCAGATGTGGACTTTGACATTCCTCACCTGGGAACGCCCCTCTACACCGCTTGTGTCTCTCAGGAGATAGAGTGTGtccggaggctgctgagggaag GAGCGAATGTACAGAAAGGTATATATATGGACTCTCCCTTACACGCTGCCGCTGAAAAGGACTGCACAGCCATTGTTAAGCTGCTGTTGGACTTTGGGGCGGATATCAACGCCAGGAACATGGAGTTCCAGAGGCCTGTGGAGGCTGCTCCCCCCAGCAGCCTGACAGAGGGGTTCCTTCTGGTCTATGAGG cCACGCCCCAGCCATTGAGTCAGCTGTGTCGACAGCGCATCCGTGACTGTGTGGGCCGCGACAGGTTTCACCTCATCAACCATCTacccctgcccaaccccctcaAGAACTACCTCCAGTACAGATGA